The following DNA comes from Candidatus Margulisiibacteriota bacterium.
ATCGCTGCACATTTCAATAGAAAAGGTGTAACCAAGGTTATTGGTATTGCAGACAAGGGGTTAATATTTGCAGAACTAATTGCACATCAGCTTGGGCTGCCTCTGGTCGTTGCAGGCGAAGGGCATAAAATGCCAGGACAAATGCTGTCAGTTGATATTACTCATGATGACAACAAGATTAAGTACCTTCAAATATTTAGAGGTGTTATTTCTGCTGATTACGAAGTATATGGCGTTGTTGATGAAATTACCACCTCAGGAGAAACATTATATGACACCATAAAAACTTTAGAAGATTATCGAAGTAGCAACAAGTCCTGTGGTGCCACATGTTCATTCATCTCAAACGTAAGTGCAATAAATCCAAATTATGATGCTGCTTTTGCAGAAAATGTGCATGTTTCTGCTTATCTTTTTCAAAATGAAACTATTCACCCCTCACGCACCCCAATAAGCTCTCCTCTTATAACTCCACCTAACTATTTATCATTTAGTACAGATGAGCTAAAAAAAGAAATACTTGTCTATATTAACAAACTAAGGGGTAGTATTTTATGGACAAACTTTGACCATATACTTGCTAATCAGCAACTAATGAACTCCGCTTGCGACTACATGATTGAGCCTTATAGAAACCAAAAAATAGATAAAGTTGTTTCTCTAGCTGTGCGTGGGTTTCACTTCGGAGCACTTATTGCAAAGAAACTTGGAGCAGGCATAGTCCTAGCAGAAAAAAGAGAGAAAATATTAAGTGATGACATCGAAAGCAAAATATACGGAATGGAATACGCAGAACAACTTGAAATGGCTATCAGAAAAGGATTAATTAAACCAGGCGACAGAATTCTTATTATTGATGACATTCTGGCAACGGGAGGCACCTTAAATGCGACTATTGAGCTTGTAGAAAGATTTGGTGCAACGGTTGTAGGCGCAAGCTGTTTAATAAAAATAAACCATGTTTTTGAAGACAAAAATTTTGGTAACAAAGTAGATAACAATAAATATCAAATCACAACTCCTTTAGAATTCAGTAAACAAGAACTAGAAGAAAAAGAAAAAGAGCATAAACAAAGAATAAGAACGTTTATTAAATAGCAAATAGCTATTACACAAATAATGCCACTCTGCTATTATAAGTAGTGATATGAAAAATATTCAAAAACCCAATAGTACAAAAATTGTAATAACTGTCGGTCCAGCTACTGACAGCAGAGAAATGCTAACCAGATTAATTGATGCTGGCGTCGATGTTTTCAGGGTTAACACTTCACATGGAAACATTGATAAACACCTTGAAACCATCAACCTTATCAGGACAATTTCTAACGAAAAAAACTGTAACATTCCCGTAATGGTTGACCTTCAGGGACCTAAAATTCGCCTGGGAGAATTTAGTCCACCTTTATTACTTGAGGATGGACAAGAAATAATCTTATCAACAGCAGAAAAAACTGAAAAGACACACATCCCTGTTGATTACAAAAACATAACTAACGATGTAAAAATCAATGATGATATTTTTATTAATGATGGAAAAGTTAGACTTCGTGCCATATCTATTGAATATGACAGGATCGTTTGCAGGGTTATCAACGGAGGTGAAATATCCTCACGTAAAGGAATAAATCTTCCTGGAGCAGAAGTCAGCACTCCTGCCATCACAGAAAGAGATAAGCAATTTATGGAATTTGCAGTAAAAAACGATGTTTCTTATCTAGCT
Coding sequences within:
- a CDS encoding phosphoribosyltransferase family protein: IAAHFNRKGVTKVIGIADKGLIFAELIAHQLGLPLVVAGEGHKMPGQMLSVDITHDDNKIKYLQIFRGVISADYEVYGVVDEITTSGETLYDTIKTLEDYRSSNKSCGATCSFISNVSAINPNYDAAFAENVHVSAYLFQNETIHPSRTPISSPLITPPNYLSFSTDELKKEILVYINKLRGSILWTNFDHILANQQLMNSACDYMIEPYRNQKIDKVVSLAVRGFHFGALIAKKLGAGIVLAEKREKILSDDIESKIYGMEYAEQLEMAIRKGLIKPGDRILIIDDILATGGTLNATIELVERFGATVVGASCLIKINHVFEDKNFGNKVDNNKYQITTPLEFSKQELEEKEKEHKQRIRTFIK